A genome region from Syntrophaceae bacterium includes the following:
- a CDS encoding glycosyltransferase family 4 protein, which produces MKPFKLLILTPTALPAVTGNAMTAERWRRSLVGMGLDVRVIATEGGTAEDLAGDVGRFRPDVLHVHNAYRTGGLLLEPPLERAWGTLPLVVSPSGTDLNIESLVEERREVVRRVLHRADAIVVQSEEGRARLRDIAPEGMERVSLVPKSFVWLGEEAHDLRAPFGDAPGCVLFFMPAGIRPVKGNLECLLALEKAHGLRPQLRAVFAGPPIDRAYAERFRREAERLCAFARWVPPIEPAAMRSAYGSADVVVNGSLSEGLSNVLIEGRAAGKPLLASDIPGNRWPVLGDLGDAPMGLLFDPSDPADFVDKALRLIDDAALRRSLGEAGAAYARRMPGPSDEARALVAVYETAMERSPKQAVSGFGPREKTEVKRAGGQGS; this is translated from the coding sequence GTGAAACCCTTCAAGCTTCTCATCCTCACGCCGACGGCCCTGCCGGCCGTGACGGGCAACGCCATGACGGCTGAGCGCTGGCGGCGCTCGCTCGTCGGCATGGGGCTCGACGTGCGGGTCATTGCGACCGAGGGGGGCACGGCAGAGGATCTCGCCGGGGACGTCGGCCGCTTCCGGCCTGACGTGCTCCATGTGCACAACGCCTACCGCACCGGCGGGCTCCTTCTCGAGCCGCCGCTGGAGAGGGCCTGGGGGACACTGCCCCTCGTGGTATCGCCCTCGGGTACTGACTTGAACATCGAGTCGCTCGTGGAGGAGAGGCGGGAGGTCGTCAGACGGGTCCTGCACAGGGCGGACGCGATCGTCGTCCAGAGCGAAGAGGGCAGGGCACGCCTCCGGGACATCGCGCCGGAGGGCATGGAGCGGGTTTCCCTCGTCCCGAAGTCCTTCGTCTGGCTCGGCGAGGAGGCCCACGATCTTCGGGCGCCCTTCGGCGATGCCCCCGGCTGCGTCCTTTTCTTTATGCCGGCGGGCATCCGGCCCGTGAAGGGGAACCTGGAATGCCTGCTCGCACTCGAGAAGGCCCACGGCCTTCGGCCGCAGCTGCGCGCCGTGTTTGCCGGGCCCCCCATCGACCGGGCCTACGCGGAGCGCTTTCGCCGTGAAGCGGAGCGGCTGTGTGCCTTTGCGCGGTGGGTCCCGCCCATCGAGCCCGCGGCCATGCGGTCGGCCTACGGATCGGCCGATGTGGTGGTCAACGGCTCCCTGTCGGAAGGGCTCTCCAACGTCCTCATCGAGGGCAGGGCGGCAGGCAAGCCCCTGCTCGCCTCGGACATCCCCGGAAACCGCTGGCCCGTCCTGGGGGACTTGGGCGATGCCCCCATGGGGCTGCTCTTCGACCCGTCGGACCCCGCGGATTTCGTCGACAAGGCGCTTCGCCTCATCGACGATGCGGCGCTGAGGCGATCCCTCGGCGAGGCCGGCGCCGCCTACGCGCGGCGCATGCCTGGGCCCTCGGACGAGGCGCGGGCGCTCGTGGCTGTCTACGAGACGGCGATGGAACGCAGCCCGAAGCAGGCGGTGTCGGGCTTCGGGCCCCGTGAAAAGACGGAAGTCAAGAGGGCAGGCGGTCAGGGATCGTGA
- the pyk gene encoding pyruvate kinase, which produces MPFPDHKTKIICTIGPASESPETLERMIRAGMNIARLNFSHGDYERHRRVIGNVRAAARAAGRRVAILGDLPGPKIRIGQLAREPVELHAGEPFTLTTRETTGDGAGASTSFSRLPDVVRRGDTLFLNDGIVQLEVQEVSGTDVRCRVAVGGELRSRVGLNLPGIDLGISAFTDEDRRWLRFAAGEGIDAVSQSFVERASDIAAVREAAHAMAYHPLVIAKIERARALDGIDDLLEAADGLMIARGDLGVEIPIEQIALVQKRLMAKANLAGKPVITATQMLESMTASRRPTRAEATDVANAILDGTDCVMLSGESAIGRYPVEATAMLARIAAVTEPALPGVAAELIRTQRRGDRVSLTDLISTSVRTTVDRVTPAAVFVPTRSGATARIIARYRLPVWIVAVSAVEATCQRLQFTWGVHAVFEPEHPEDWKGYIGRWLADNGVAGELAVLTEGPSSKHPEANHRMEIVDLRSTKGV; this is translated from the coding sequence ATGCCCTTTCCCGACCACAAGACGAAGATCATCTGCACGATCGGCCCCGCCTCGGAGTCCCCGGAAACGCTGGAGAGGATGATCCGGGCCGGGATGAACATCGCGAGGCTCAATTTCTCCCACGGGGACTACGAGCGTCACCGCCGGGTCATCGGGAACGTCCGCGCCGCCGCGCGGGCGGCCGGGCGCCGCGTGGCCATCCTCGGGGACCTGCCGGGCCCGAAGATCCGCATCGGTCAGCTGGCCCGCGAGCCCGTCGAGCTCCATGCGGGCGAGCCCTTCACCCTGACGACACGGGAGACGACGGGGGACGGCGCAGGGGCTTCCACCTCCTTCTCCCGCCTGCCCGACGTGGTGAGGCGGGGCGACACCCTCTTTCTCAACGACGGGATCGTCCAGCTGGAGGTGCAGGAGGTGAGCGGGACGGACGTCCGGTGCCGGGTCGCCGTGGGCGGCGAGCTCCGGTCCCGGGTGGGCCTCAACCTGCCGGGCATCGACCTGGGGATCAGCGCCTTCACCGACGAGGACCGCCGGTGGCTGCGCTTCGCGGCCGGCGAGGGGATTGACGCGGTGAGCCAGTCCTTCGTCGAGCGGGCCTCGGACATCGCGGCGGTGCGCGAGGCGGCCCATGCCATGGCCTATCACCCGCTCGTCATCGCCAAGATCGAGCGCGCCCGGGCGCTCGACGGCATCGACGACCTGCTCGAGGCGGCCGACGGCCTCATGATCGCCCGGGGGGACCTGGGCGTCGAGATCCCCATCGAGCAGATCGCCCTGGTCCAGAAGCGGCTCATGGCGAAGGCGAACCTCGCCGGCAAGCCCGTGATCACGGCCACCCAGATGCTCGAGTCCATGACGGCCAGCCGAAGGCCCACGCGGGCCGAGGCCACCGACGTGGCCAACGCCATCCTCGACGGGACGGACTGCGTGATGCTCTCGGGCGAGTCGGCCATCGGGCGCTACCCCGTCGAGGCGACGGCCATGCTGGCGCGGATCGCCGCCGTCACGGAGCCGGCCCTGCCCGGCGTGGCCGCCGAGCTCATCCGGACCCAGCGCCGCGGGGACCGGGTGAGCCTCACCGACCTCATCTCGACGAGCGTCCGGACCACGGTGGACCGCGTGACGCCGGCCGCCGTCTTCGTCCCGACGCGCAGCGGGGCCACGGCGCGGATCATCGCCCGCTACCGGCTGCCCGTGTGGATCGTCGCCGTGAGCGCCGTCGAGGCCACCTGCCAGCGCCTGCAGTTCACCTGGGGCGTTCACGCCGTCTTCGAGCCGGAACACCCCGAGGACTGGAAGGGCTACATCGGGCGGTGGCTTGCCGACAACGGGGTTGCGGGAGAGCTGGCGGTGCTCACCGAAGGCCCCTCCTCGAAGCACCCCGAGGCGAATCACCGGATGGAAATCGTTGACCTGCGGAGCACAAAAGGGGTATAG
- a CDS encoding ChbG/HpnK family deacetylase, producing MRRLIVNADDLGADEGRNEGIFEAMRAGVVTSASILPNGPALEHALEGIRSGGFDRVSFGVHLNLSEGRPLSRQLATLTGPDGGFLGKAAAHRLLMQAGHQALEEDIAAETALQIARLLDAGVAVTHIDGHQHVHVFPAALHIVAETARGLGIRRMRIPDETIPPGGDGAAADLPEEARRFSILGRGARESLGGLGLASSDHFRGLLLKGRLDLRGLLLLIETLPEGTTELMVHPGRVPETDPFSAFSSADRERELEALLHPRFRLALQAAGVILVSFREIGS from the coding sequence ATGAGACGTCTCATCGTCAATGCCGACGATCTCGGGGCCGACGAGGGGCGCAACGAGGGCATCTTCGAGGCGATGCGGGCGGGGGTCGTGACGAGCGCGAGCATCCTGCCCAACGGGCCCGCCCTGGAGCACGCCCTGGAAGGGATCCGGTCGGGCGGCTTCGATCGGGTCTCGTTCGGGGTCCACCTGAATCTCAGCGAGGGCCGGCCGCTGTCGCGACAGCTTGCAACTCTCACGGGTCCGGACGGCGGCTTCCTCGGCAAGGCCGCGGCGCACCGGCTGCTCATGCAGGCGGGGCATCAGGCCCTCGAAGAGGACATCGCGGCGGAGACCGCCCTGCAGATCGCCCGGCTCCTCGATGCCGGGGTCGCCGTCACCCACATCGACGGCCACCAGCACGTCCACGTCTTCCCCGCGGCCCTGCACATTGTCGCGGAAACCGCCAGGGGCCTCGGCATCCGGAGGATGCGCATCCCCGACGAGACGATCCCGCCCGGCGGCGACGGCGCCGCCGCGGATCTCCCGGAGGAGGCCCGGCGCTTCTCGATTCTCGGCCGCGGGGCCCGGGAGTCCCTCGGCGGGTTGGGGCTCGCGTCGAGCGATCATTTCCGGGGCCTGCTGCTGAAGGGCCGGCTCGATCTGCGGGGGCTGCTGCTGCTCATCGAGACGCTTCCCGAGGGCACGACGGAGCTGATGGTCCACCCGGGCCGCGTGCCGGAGACGGACCCCTTCTCGGCGTTTTCCTCCGCGGACCGCGAGCGGGAGCTCGAGGCCCTCCTGCACCCCCGTTTCCGGCTTGCCCTGCAGGCGGCCGGGGTGATATTGGTGTCCTTCCGGGAGATCGGATCGTGA
- a CDS encoding methyltransferase, whose product MRVGIIHTASSPCGCAAAVSRGLASLGHDALIVDSEQVEFRIAELAAHCDIVIDHTDTYRGHGRLRSLVRSLLESHGIVIAGSDARACALADDKAAAKARLGAAGIPVAPGVLCASADDPIPSWLRPPYILKPSAEHMSRGLVVARSEAEARGSLGELLARYGQPVLVEMFVPGRELAVSVVDGEVLPPLEWITEGGDTGVLTEAFKLRDVRPGRRDAVRAELAPDESRALAELSLAAFRALGLRDYGRFDVRRSPGGSLFFMEANVTPSMEPEEALALSARWAGMDFPALLRRILAAALGRRPAANRGIREMTVELPAGPVRLRVPAGVHLPPPSTVELARLLDIRPGERVLDLGCGSGLLSLAAAKGGAGRVVAVDIDPRALGATAENAGLNGFSDRIETRAGSWYEALAGGERFDAVIATPPQTPGRRPFGPRYGGADGARHLLAVIDGAPGRLDPQCGRLWLAAISIANVPAVMARLRERFTGVEVAGETERPFTAREYDAMDEGLFDYLESLRRRGVAQFHEVFGGEYVFRNLFIRASGVKAP is encoded by the coding sequence ATGCGAGTGGGCATCATCCACACGGCTTCATCCCCCTGCGGGTGCGCAGCGGCCGTCTCCCGGGGACTGGCGTCCCTCGGACACGACGCGCTCATCGTCGACTCGGAGCAGGTCGAGTTCCGCATCGCCGAACTGGCCGCACACTGCGACATCGTCATCGACCACACGGACACCTACCGCGGCCACGGACGCCTGCGGTCCCTCGTGCGCTCCCTTCTCGAGTCCCACGGAATCGTGATCGCCGGCTCCGATGCGAGGGCCTGTGCCCTTGCCGACGACAAGGCCGCGGCGAAGGCCCGTCTCGGGGCTGCCGGCATCCCCGTTGCGCCGGGCGTGCTCTGCGCCTCGGCGGACGACCCGATCCCGTCCTGGCTCCGTCCGCCGTACATCCTGAAGCCGTCCGCAGAGCACATGAGCCGCGGGCTTGTCGTCGCCCGCAGCGAGGCCGAGGCCCGCGGCAGCCTCGGTGAGCTGCTCGCCCGTTACGGCCAGCCCGTCCTCGTGGAGATGTTCGTCCCCGGCCGGGAACTCGCCGTCTCCGTCGTGGACGGGGAGGTGCTGCCCCCCCTGGAATGGATCACGGAAGGCGGGGACACCGGCGTCCTGACGGAGGCCTTCAAGCTCCGGGACGTCCGGCCGGGACGACGTGATGCGGTGAGGGCCGAGCTAGCGCCGGACGAATCCCGTGCGCTGGCCGAACTCAGCCTGGCCGCCTTCCGGGCGCTGGGGCTCAGGGACTACGGCCGCTTCGACGTGCGCCGCTCGCCGGGGGGGAGCCTCTTCTTCATGGAGGCCAACGTCACGCCGAGCATGGAGCCCGAGGAGGCGCTTGCCCTGTCGGCGCGATGGGCGGGCATGGATTTCCCGGCCCTGCTCCGGCGGATCCTGGCCGCGGCGCTCGGGCGCCGCCCCGCAGCAAACCGGGGTATCCGGGAGATGACGGTCGAGCTGCCGGCCGGGCCCGTCAGGCTCCGGGTCCCGGCGGGCGTGCACCTGCCCCCGCCTTCCACGGTGGAACTTGCCCGCCTGCTCGACATCCGGCCCGGGGAGAGGGTTCTCGATCTGGGCTGCGGCAGCGGTCTCCTTTCCCTCGCGGCGGCGAAAGGGGGCGCGGGGCGGGTCGTGGCCGTCGACATCGATCCCCGGGCGCTCGGCGCAACGGCCGAAAACGCAGGCCTCAACGGCTTTTCCGATCGCATCGAGACGCGCGCCGGCTCCTGGTACGAGGCCCTTGCGGGGGGCGAGCGCTTCGACGCGGTCATCGCCACGCCCCCCCAGACGCCCGGCCGCAGGCCCTTCGGGCCCCGCTACGGGGGGGCCGACGGGGCGCGGCACCTCCTGGCCGTCATCGACGGCGCCCCCGGCCGGCTCGACCCGCAGTGCGGCCGGCTCTGGCTGGCGGCGATCTCGATCGCGAACGTCCCCGCGGTGATGGCAAGGCTCCGGGAGCGCTTCACGGGGGTGGAGGTCGCCGGGGAAACGGAGCGGCCCTTCACGGCCCGCGAGTACGACGCGATGGACGAGGGGCTCTTCGACTACCTCGAGTCCCTGCGCCGCCGCGGCGTTGCGCAGTTCCACGAGGTCTTCGGCGGCGAGTACGTCTTTCGCAACCTCTTCATCCGCGCATCGGGGGTGAAGGCCCCATGA
- the gpmA gene encoding 2,3-diphosphoglycerate-dependent phosphoglycerate mutase produces the protein MKKLVLIRHGESTWNQENRFTGWTDVGLTAKGIEEAHQGGRILAKEGYVFDVAFTSVLKRAIKTLWIVLEEMDLMWIPVHNSWRLNERHYGALQGLNKKETADKHGEKQVQIWRRSYDIRPPALTPDDPRWNGKDPRYAGLRPEEIPLTECLKDTVERFLPYWHETIAPAVRSGRRVVIVAHGNSLRALVKYLDNIPDNEIVELNIPTGIPLVYELNDDLTPIRSYYLGDPEAVAKATQAVADQLKKG, from the coding sequence ATGAAGAAGCTCGTTCTGATCCGCCACGGCGAAAGCACCTGGAACCAGGAGAACCGGTTCACGGGGTGGACGGACGTGGGACTCACCGCGAAGGGCATCGAGGAGGCCCACCAGGGCGGGAGAATTCTCGCGAAAGAGGGGTACGTCTTCGACGTCGCCTTCACGTCCGTGCTCAAGCGCGCCATCAAGACCCTCTGGATCGTCCTGGAGGAGATGGACCTCATGTGGATCCCCGTCCACAACAGCTGGCGGCTCAACGAGCGCCACTACGGGGCGCTGCAGGGGCTCAACAAGAAGGAGACGGCCGACAAACACGGCGAGAAGCAGGTCCAGATCTGGCGCCGGAGCTACGACATCCGCCCCCCGGCACTCACCCCCGACGACCCGCGCTGGAACGGAAAGGACCCCCGCTACGCGGGCCTCAGGCCCGAGGAGATCCCTCTCACGGAGTGCCTCAAGGACACGGTGGAACGGTTCCTGCCCTACTGGCACGAGACGATCGCACCCGCCGTCCGCTCGGGCCGGCGCGTCGTCATCGTCGCCCACGGCAACAGCCTGCGGGCCCTCGTCAAGTACCTCGACAACATCCCCGACAACGAGATCGTGGAGCTCAACATCCCCACAGGGATCCCCCTCGTCTATGAGCTCAACGACGATCTGACCCCCATCCGCAGCTATTACCTGGGAGACCCTGAGGCCGTCGCAAAGGCCACCCAGGCCGTGGCCGACCAGCTGAAGAAGGGCTGA